ATGCAGCGTGCAGCGCTGTCGATTGGGAAAAGGAACTGTTCGGCACTAGCAACAGCCGTGCCGTGTCTTGCGAAATGTGAGTCCCTTCCACTAACCGGAAGGCATCGAAGCCGAACCGGAGTTCCTACGCATGTTTGAAATCacaatttttgctttttcttttcagAATCAACGGATCATTGGTGGCCAAGCGTGACTTTAGTGTTGGCGATGTCATATTCGTCGAAAAGCCAGTGGTTGGCTACGTTGCGGAATCAAGGGGTCAGTGTAACTGGTGCAACCTGAAGACGCTCTACACCGTGCCGTAAGTATGTTGGACAGCTTGGGGTACCTGATCGCAAAACCCAATAATAACTCCCTTCAATCTCAGGTGTGTAGTTTGCCGTGAGGTATTTTACTGCAGCGTGCAATGCTTGGGCAAGGATGAGCATTACCACCAGTACGAGTGTAGGGGCTACCGGTCGCTGTTCTTTCCCCTGATGGATTTTATGCTTACAATCCGTCTGCTGGTGAAATCGTTGGATGTACTGCAAACGAACCTATCGCTACGCAAACCGCCCATCCATCATCCCAGGACGGTGGAGCAGCTGTGGGCAGCTTTGCTTGAGGATCACCATGCGCATTCGGAAGACTTGCTTTCGCTGTTGCAAGGGTGCACGTGCGATCATTACGTGGAGGAGCCCGACAGCTATCCGGTGCTGATCCAAAAGGCTTCACTCATCATGTACTACTTGATGATGGACAAAAGGCTGGTTGAAGATTACAAGTCCTGCTGGATGAATATATCGATTGCCGAGCGGAACATATTCCTTGAAAGCGTCCTGCTGCGGCTTTTGTGTGTAGTGCACATGTTTATGTGCGGATTCAAATACGAGCTGTCGTACGACAAGGGAGATGTCGACGAGATGTTAGTGTCCCGCTCGTCAGCGATGGACGCGCAGGACACAGTACATACAAACGCGCCAGAGTCGAAGGCACCATTCGACGCGCATCAGCGGCCAGCCTCATACGCGCGAACACGTGATAACTTGCTCATGTTTTGGGACGTTTGTTGGACCGAGGCAATTGACCGCGCGCAACAGGCGGACAATGTAGACGCTGTGGAGTGTGCGCTGCAAAAGTACTGTGAAGGTTATCACTCTACGTTCAACTTTCTGGAGCACCTGACCCAGTGCAAATCGGCACCGAAAGTAACGACCTTCAACCAGTACCGTGGTTTGTACCGATTCGTTCGTGAAATTGAATCTTCTGACGATGAATCAAATGTTATCACTATGTAAGTACACTGTGGGTTGCTATTTGTAAAACAGGCCACGGGAAATGACCATCTTACGTATTTTACGTATCGGCAGATTGCTGGACCATGGAGTCGTCGCGTTTCGGGCATTAAAATCGATCAAAAAGGGCGAGACATTGGTATTGGCACGTACGTTCAGCAACGCCA
This genomic interval from Anopheles merus strain MAF chromosome 3L, AmerM5.1, whole genome shotgun sequence contains the following:
- the LOC121599431 gene encoding uncharacterized protein LOC121599431; this encodes MDYLFNNDCKFFTDRGDDEELPEISIVCENSCHTTALQKATHCFEKLDYLAKQRRKKAAKEMESRHNKVLLLNGSAMVQDKVFQCNSLAHLKMYYNNAGKRLQDAGRMRDSIRYLEAAYVIPLENNRNVLQTSINLLLSVAYRKTEQYRKYLTFLGRSKDPHSQEQNLNILRKKPFPVWQEDAACSAVDWEKELFGTSNSRAVSCEIINGSLVAKRDFSVGDVIFVEKPVVGYVAESRGQCNWCNLKTLYTVPCVVCREVFYCSVQCLGKDEHYHQYECRGYRSLFFPLMDFMLTIRLLVKSLDVLQTNLSLRKPPIHHPRTVEQLWAALLEDHHAHSEDLLSLLQGCTCDHYVEEPDSYPVLIQKASLIMYYLMMDKRLVEDYKSCWMNISIAERNIFLESVLLRLLCVVHMFMCGFKYELSYDKGDVDEMLVSRSSAMDAQDTVHTNAPESKAPFDAHQRPASYARTRDNLLMFWDVCWTEAIDRAQQADNVDAVECALQKYCEGYHSTFNFLEHLTQCKSAPKVTTFNQYRGLYRFVREIESSDDESNVITILLDHGVVAFRALKSIKKGETLVLARTFSNASEVQKDFSNSIKIIANDDIKTEQARLICRIDLTSEIIDKMKNKTSLFVSGSFFSFLFIFDHFIKVFDGILQRSKHSVQIFELINKIENIYNHARIVPGVLMQDEWTSQLVKRGPKLRLMKRQNNKIVANQLYNSFFK